Proteins from a single region of Belliella baltica DSM 15883:
- a CDS encoding DUF4421 domain-containing protein, translating to MIPDFQKFNRNGSCVSKVSLLLLLLFGMFENPIYAQDVADSAYYVTFPDQLITRIYTSRKYTEFNIRDRVSDQNIKFEPNSTMNLGLGATYNGLTLNVAYGFGFLNPDKGTGDSKYLDLQAHAYPKNLVIDLFLQFYRGYYADLGEFSTAEEPFLLLPNMRARKIGTNVQYLFNGDKISLRAAFLQSEWQKRSAGSPFVGFELYGGTASNDEPFLPQGFLSTEDRNFDVTRYFQFGPNVGYVHTFVILKHFFITGYASTNLSLGQQRLFFEDGSQQKWGVSSNLFLRGFVGYNSERWSINANYVHNRVNMIRNNDFDNSMLTGNYRINFVYRISPSRKLKPYLDAVDLKRLLLR from the coding sequence ATGATTCCAGATTTTCAAAAGTTCAATCGTAATGGTTCTTGTGTATCTAAAGTATCTCTGCTCTTATTGCTGCTTTTTGGAATGTTTGAAAATCCAATTTATGCTCAAGATGTAGCTGATAGTGCTTATTATGTAACTTTTCCAGATCAATTGATTACAAGGATTTATACTTCAAGAAAGTATACTGAATTCAATATTCGAGATAGGGTTTCTGATCAAAATATAAAGTTTGAGCCAAATTCCACTATGAATCTAGGGCTGGGAGCAACGTATAACGGGCTGACTTTGAATGTTGCTTACGGCTTTGGGTTTTTGAATCCAGACAAAGGAACAGGTGATTCTAAATACCTTGATTTACAAGCCCATGCATACCCGAAGAATCTAGTAATTGATCTATTTCTACAATTTTACCGGGGCTACTATGCTGATTTAGGCGAATTTTCAACAGCGGAAGAACCTTTTCTTTTGTTACCAAATATGAGAGCAAGAAAAATTGGAACCAATGTCCAATATTTATTTAATGGTGATAAAATTTCTCTTAGGGCTGCATTTTTGCAAAGTGAATGGCAAAAACGATCAGCAGGAAGTCCATTTGTAGGCTTTGAGTTGTATGGAGGGACTGCAAGCAATGATGAACCATTTCTTCCACAAGGATTTTTATCTACTGAAGATAGGAATTTTGATGTGACGAGATATTTTCAATTTGGACCAAATGTAGGTTATGTGCATACTTTCGTGATTTTAAAGCATTTTTTTATAACAGGATACGCGTCCACAAACTTAAGTCTTGGGCAACAAAGATTATTTTTTGAAGATGGTTCCCAACAAAAATGGGGTGTAAGCTCCAATCTGTTTTTACGAGGTTTCGTTGGTTATAATTCTGAAAGATGGTCAATAAATGCAAACTATGTGCACAATAGAGTCAACATGATAAGAAACAATGATTTTGATAATTCAATGTTGACAGGAAACTATAGAATCAATTTTGTATACAGGATATCTCCAAGCAGAAAATTAAAACCTTATCTGGATGCAGTTGATCTGAAAAGGCTTCTTTTGAGATAA
- a CDS encoding polysaccharide pyruvyl transferase family protein, whose translation MYVGGYSYILIIDVQQKNPLNVIDDILSCDKIISSSLHGLIVADAYRVPSIWIEFSDKIVGNGFKFFDYFLSVNRKDNAPVKINSTTQLDDILKNFYDYEIEIDLEKLRKSCPF comes from the coding sequence TTGTACGTAGGCGGATATTCATATATTTTAATTATTGATGTTCAACAAAAAAATCCATTAAATGTAATTGATGATATACTTTCATGTGATAAAATTATATCTAGCTCTCTTCATGGATTGATTGTCGCCGACGCATACAGAGTACCTTCTATATGGATTGAGTTTTCTGATAAAATAGTGGGTAATGGATTCAAATTTTTTGATTATTTTTTATCTGTAAATAGAAAAGATAATGCTCCCGTTAAAATCAACTCAACTACTCAACTTGATGATATTTTGAAAAATTTTTATGATTATGAAATTGAAATTGATTTGGAAAAGTTAAGAAAAAGTTGCCCGTTTTAA
- a CDS encoding IS1595 family transposase: MENSKLPLRIWLLAMTLVSATKKGFSCLELQRQMGHSRYETVFRLYHKLREAMGKRDSQYKLEDMVEYDEAFVSKATKSSERMKLKKGRGSQKQASVAVMAESSILEDLITGEKDKSCRYFKMVKIDNLKAKTAEKLIKGLIDKKAVVQTDESTTYSNLEDCIDVHVSELSSTKEGKFNLKWVHIAISNLKRDLQKYHNGWDYDKNCVSWFSYLRS; the protein is encoded by the coding sequence ATGGAAAACAGCAAGTTGCCATTAAGGATCTGGTTGCTTGCAATGACACTTGTAAGTGCAACCAAGAAGGGGTTTAGCTGCCTGGAACTCCAGAGGCAGATGGGGCATAGTAGATACGAGACTGTTTTCAGGCTGTACCACAAGCTCCGAGAAGCAATGGGTAAACGTGATAGCCAATATAAACTAGAGGATATGGTTGAATATGATGAGGCTTTTGTAAGCAAGGCAACAAAATCTTCGGAAAGGATGAAGCTGAAGAAAGGACGCGGAAGTCAAAAACAAGCTTCCGTTGCTGTCATGGCTGAATCATCTATTCTTGAAGACTTAATTACCGGAGAAAAGGACAAAAGCTGCAGATATTTCAAGATGGTCAAAATAGATAACTTGAAGGCAAAAACAGCCGAAAAACTGATAAAAGGCCTGATTGACAAGAAAGCTGTGGTTCAGACTGATGAAAGTACGACTTATTCTAACCTAGAAGATTGTATCGATGTCCATGTAAGCGAACTATCCTCCACAAAAGAAGGTAAGTTCAATCTCAAATGGGTACATATAGCAATAAGTAACCTCAAAAGAGATCTGCAGAAGTACCATAATGGTTGGGACTATGACAAAAACTGTGTAAGTTGGTTTAGCTACTTACGAAGTTAA
- a CDS encoding IS256 family transposase, which yields MKKEDLLNDDFLKQFKTAGELNSFLQQLQKRAVEKMLEGELDAHLGYEKHQNSDNSNSRNGHSSKTIKNSFGEAEIKVPRDRDGSFEPALVPKRKRMAEGVENVIISMYAKGMSNQDIEEQIRELYDINVSTSTISRVTSAVAEDIVAWRNRPLDPVYLIVWMDGISFKVRENSKVVNKTVYIAVGLRTNGLKEILGLWLGKNESSAFWMGVLTDLKARGVEDILITATDNLNGFTDTIKASFPQSVTQICVVHQIRNACRYVVWKDRKAFTRDMKEIYTAPTKDAAWAALNDFAKKWDSKYSYAIKSWRDNWDELTVFFDYPVEIRKIIYTTNLIENLNGKIRKYTKNKLSFPTDDAVMKSVFLAAREASKKWTMPIRDWGTILNSFLLIFGDRVRLLET from the coding sequence ATGAAAAAAGAAGATCTATTAAATGATGATTTCCTCAAGCAGTTCAAGACTGCAGGGGAGCTCAATTCCTTTCTTCAACAGCTTCAGAAAAGAGCTGTCGAGAAAATGCTTGAAGGCGAGTTAGATGCCCATCTTGGTTATGAAAAGCATCAGAACTCCGATAATTCCAATTCAAGAAATGGCCATTCCAGCAAAACCATAAAGAACTCCTTTGGAGAAGCTGAAATCAAAGTCCCAAGAGACCGGGACGGCAGCTTTGAGCCTGCCCTTGTGCCCAAACGCAAAAGGATGGCAGAGGGCGTTGAAAACGTGATCATATCCATGTATGCTAAGGGAATGTCAAACCAGGACATCGAAGAGCAGATCCGGGAGCTTTATGACATCAATGTATCCACTTCCACCATCTCAAGGGTTACCAGTGCCGTAGCGGAGGATATTGTTGCATGGAGAAACAGGCCACTTGACCCTGTATACCTGATCGTTTGGATGGATGGTATATCCTTCAAAGTCAGGGAGAACTCCAAAGTAGTTAATAAGACCGTTTATATTGCTGTTGGCCTCAGAACTAACGGCCTCAAAGAGATACTCGGCCTTTGGCTTGGTAAGAATGAATCTTCCGCTTTTTGGATGGGGGTACTCACTGACCTGAAAGCCAGAGGGGTTGAAGATATTCTCATAACAGCAACTGATAACCTGAACGGGTTTACTGATACAATAAAGGCCTCCTTCCCTCAGTCAGTCACCCAGATATGTGTTGTCCACCAGATCAGAAATGCATGTAGATATGTCGTATGGAAAGACCGTAAGGCCTTTACTAGGGATATGAAGGAAATTTATACCGCCCCTACTAAGGACGCCGCATGGGCTGCTCTTAACGATTTTGCCAAAAAATGGGACTCCAAATACTCGTATGCAATCAAAAGCTGGAGGGACAACTGGGATGAACTCACCGTTTTCTTCGATTACCCGGTTGAAATCCGCAAAATCATCTATACCACCAACCTGATTGAAAACCTGAATGGAAAGATCAGAAAATACACCAAAAACAAGCTCTCTTTCCCAACAGATGATGCTGTTATGAAGTCTGTTTTCCTCGCTGCAAGAGAAGCATCGAAAAAATGGACTATGCCCATTCGGGACTGGGGCACTATTCTTAACAGTTTCCTGCTTATATTTGGTGATAGGGTCAGGCTTCTTGAAACCTGA